The following coding sequences are from one Patescibacteria group bacterium window:
- a CDS encoding radical SAM protein yields MKIVLVGVPLKHRSFNGANKALPVLAHALYMGGFENAIQLDLERPDLTIWEVLREVADTNLVAFCGCLSPQWPEIDAIGQMVYYYLVKLGRAHVPIIVGGYAAKSAQDILEETPWITALFDGEGEEGIVEITRAVERGTFHEAKRNIHGLCFIDETGKYRRSIAPRVRNLNPYNQNFGLVYVPSVHDMDIFLTPDGRQLRTGQVFDQRGCPWACGFCNKSQESPNVVWLSDEAFRQQLRWLKERVGAEAVYLDVDTATVNREKFLRHAQVIHEERLVWGTNTRIDAIDLELMQFAAKSGCVYIFFGVEHLNPGVLVAINKFNGSLPVQLQRATEYPNLAKRVFQGMKRAGLPSSYFMLLGLPKVILNESCSIVKYEPASFEDDIATAFFGLDECETDFFNFNILRFMPGSTAGDVLNHPAFSVVRPSGNNPITGGWFLPRVARKRGYNVPKNHGVYRLCESVGHNQPASIGLDAQQIYDTVLRTVDHINARIDRGMKPTKLFIDRELLRLGLVKHLENGGYWLAPFKEFEAL; encoded by the coding sequence ATGAAAATAGTTCTTGTTGGAGTCCCGCTAAAACATCGCTCCTTCAATGGAGCGAATAAAGCACTGCCAGTTCTTGCACATGCGCTTTATATGGGGGGATTTGAGAACGCAATCCAGCTCGACCTCGAACGCCCCGATCTTACAATCTGGGAAGTTCTCCGTGAAGTCGCGGACACCAATCTCGTCGCTTTCTGTGGCTGCTTGAGCCCGCAGTGGCCGGAAATCGACGCGATTGGCCAGATGGTTTATTACTATTTGGTCAAATTGGGACGTGCTCATGTCCCAATAATCGTCGGCGGCTATGCCGCCAAGAGCGCACAGGATATCCTGGAGGAAACTCCATGGATCACTGCGCTCTTCGATGGCGAGGGAGAGGAGGGGATCGTTGAGATCACTCGCGCTGTTGAGCGCGGTACGTTCCACGAGGCTAAAAGGAACATCCATGGTCTTTGTTTCATTGATGAGACCGGAAAGTATCGTCGCTCGATCGCTCCTCGCGTCCGAAATCTGAATCCGTATAACCAGAATTTTGGACTTGTCTATGTCCCTTCTGTACATGACATGGACATCTTCCTCACGCCGGATGGTCGTCAACTCCGCACAGGTCAGGTGTTCGACCAGAGGGGATGCCCGTGGGCCTGCGGCTTCTGTAACAAATCGCAGGAGAGCCCAAACGTTGTATGGCTCTCCGACGAGGCATTCCGACAGCAACTTCGCTGGCTCAAGGAGCGGGTTGGCGCGGAGGCGGTGTACCTGGATGTGGATACTGCCACGGTAAATCGTGAGAAGTTCCTTCGGCATGCTCAAGTTATACATGAGGAAAGATTGGTATGGGGAACCAACACGAGGATAGATGCAATCGATCTGGAATTAATGCAATTTGCTGCCAAATCCGGTTGTGTCTATATATTCTTCGGGGTTGAGCATCTTAATCCTGGAGTCCTCGTTGCGATTAACAAGTTCAATGGTTCCCTCCCTGTCCAACTCCAACGCGCCACCGAGTACCCCAACTTGGCTAAACGCGTTTTCCAAGGCATGAAACGAGCTGGGCTTCCTTCCAGCTACTTCATGCTTTTAGGATTGCCGAAGGTTATCCTCAATGAGAGCTGCTCAATCGTAAAGTACGAGCCTGCCTCATTCGAAGACGATATCGCCACTGCGTTTTTCGGGCTAGACGAATGTGAAACGGATTTTTTCAACTTCAATATCCTTCGCTTCATGCCCGGAAGTACGGCCGGTGACGTACTCAACCACCCTGCTTTTTCTGTTGTCCGTCCCTCGGGCAACAACCCGATCACTGGCGGTTGGTTTCTCCCGCGCGTAGCCCGAAAGCGTGGATATAACGTTCCGAAAAATCACGGCGTGTATCGACTCTGTGAATCGGTCGGGCACAATCAGCCAGCTTCGATTGGCCTTGATGCGCAACAGATCTACGACACCGTGCTCCGCACGGTGGATCACATCAATGCCAGAATAGACCGTGGGATGAAGCCAACCAAGCTTTTCATTGACCGTGAACTTTTGAGGCTTGGATTGGTGAAACACCTTGAGAATGGCGGGTACTGGCTCGCCCCTTTCAAAGAATTTGAGGCACTCTAA
- a CDS encoding helix-turn-helix domain-containing protein yields the protein MDSNLQELGFNKKEEALYLALLELGQAAVSEIAQRAGVNRATCYVILNSLLRKGFATEAAKRGRKYFVAAPPDYLAQYAEAQSKKWRERAESARHIVVELSKRYKGSGSRPVVKYYEGVEGIKAVYEDSLMAKDMIRSYSDVSELKDLMQDYAERYFKRRTKKRIYIRTIMKLSDYAIHLKRVGSQFLREGYLVPADKFDFTLEKYVYNDKVAFISFRDRFGVIIESKDIAQSEKYLYELAWQAAKEYDREVERKLKNPAYAGDTSTNSV from the coding sequence ATGGATTCGAATTTACAGGAATTGGGATTTAATAAAAAAGAAGAAGCGCTCTATTTAGCACTGCTTGAGCTTGGGCAGGCGGCGGTGTCAGAGATTGCGCAGCGGGCGGGGGTCAACCGCGCGACTTGCTATGTGATATTGAATAGTCTTTTGCGGAAAGGGTTTGCCACAGAGGCTGCAAAACGCGGCAGGAAATATTTTGTCGCAGCCCCGCCGGACTACCTTGCGCAGTATGCGGAGGCGCAGAGCAAAAAGTGGCGGGAGCGCGCCGAGTCCGCACGTCATATCGTCGTAGAGTTAAGCAAGCGATATAAAGGCAGTGGTAGCCGACCAGTAGTGAAGTACTATGAAGGAGTCGAGGGCATTAAAGCGGTGTATGAAGACAGCCTTATGGCTAAAGACATGATTCGATCTTATTCAGACGTGAGTGAGTTGAAGGATTTAATGCAAGATTATGCGGAACGTTACTTTAAGAGGAGGACAAAAAAACGGATTTATATCCGCACGATTATGAAGTTGAGTGATTATGCAATACATTTAAAGCGAGTTGGCTCTCAGTTTTTACGGGAAGGGTATCTTGTGCCCGCAGATAAGTTTGATTTCACCCTTGAGAAGTATGTCTACAATGATAAAGTTGCTTTTATCTCATTCCGCGATCGGTTTGGGGTGATTATTGAGAGTAAAGACATTGCACAGTCAGAAAAATACCTTTATGAACTCGCGTGGCAGGCCGCGAAAGAGTATGATAGGGAGGTGGAGAGGAAGTTAAAGAACCCTGCATACGCAGGAGATACTTCGACAAACTCAGTATGA